The DNA region aacctcatgagaggtttaggtCCCTAAAAAAATAATGGAAATGGTGaaatctcaataagttatgtcacattgcgaaccgatacaaataatatatatcgtcgacgatatctttggtacaatatagcgcaatattgtaaaagaccatgaggatctaaattctacgtctattaaagcatgctaacatagaaattattatcaagtgaaatgacacatcttggtaagcgtaaagcttattggacctgctgtccagacaccagaagagtcacatatttaaatagaaatagattttgtcacagcctatatgaattacttgacaaatttatatgaaaattcctaaagaattttaaatgcctgaagcatatacaagttgtagaaatttgttcataattctCATATGAATTAAGTGACGTAAGGTGAACGCGATtttatcaccttaatgaatatttactgactaagagcacaaatgactctatttatcCTTATGACTTTGTGAAAATCAAAATCTGTCATAGTGTTGGTGCAAATTGATTACCtgaatattattgaaactcttgaagaattctcaaaagcaatttattatctgttgaaagaagttgaaatgagaaacttgcagaattttttggtcctgaagtgtcatatctttatgcaattgatgcatttatatatttttctatgACTATGAAGGATTATGGTCATACGATGTTGTTTtgcatgacagtcaaatcatataaagataacatctgtttataaagcaagtcaggaatgcacTTGTAGTGATTCCAATAATATTATATGCTAATGCAACTCTATCCAAAGACTGAAGATGCAACAACATACATAGTCCAACTAAAGAGTGGATTCATAAAAGGACAAAGctcatttcaccaaagttgttcttcacaaacGAGCTCTAAAAGAATGGTGATACCAAGGTGCAACAAATTGTTCGAGTGATAATATGActgatttattcaccaagtctaTACCAACTACAACTCTCGAGTGAAgatgtgaagattcaagtttttggattgaagttctcatcagggggagttaatacgcgttgtattctttttccctttcaaggtttttgtcccactgggtttttccttgtaaggtttttaatgaagcAACCAAATagcgtattattagaaatgtgtactctttttccttcccTAGATTTTTTCCCATTGGGTTTTTTCTAATAagattttaacgaggcacattatctacCAAATAGACATccagggggagtgttataaatattatttaattatggatgtctatctttaggagaaactttaggtttatgactttggcaccaagttaactttctcctataaatagagatgttctcTTCATTGTATATAATCCCTTCAAGAGAAATAAGAACTCTcccctcttctctctttctccacAATATTCTTCTtgtttgctttattattttataacacttcTATACTTCTATGATACTTACGATTCATTTAATTATTGCGACAAGAGTAGTCTAATAACTTTGAAATAATAAATATGCTTCATCTTTAAGACAATGAGTTTAAGCCTAACACTTGTTTGTCAAAATTTTCAACCATTCGAATTCATCATCTTTGAAATAGGCTTCCTGGAGAAGAACAAATTCCAAATTGAAAGAACAAAAATCCAGTGGTCCACGGAAAATAGAATTTAAAATAAGCTGTCccacaaaaattaaaaattaaaaaaaaaatacaaagtgCTAAACACATATAACCGCAAACTACACTTACTGGAAAATGCATATCATTTTGGAATAAGGAGAATTTACACTTCAGGAAGTACAGGTTCTATTATTTCTTGTACAACCACCCATAATATGTGGTCGTACCCTTCATATTTATATATAGTAGTGGGGATATTTTAGGAAATTAAAATTTGGGTACCTTGCTAACATACTACCTTCATGCAGTATGTTAGCAAAACCTATATATATACTAGCTTCTCACACAAATTTGAAATCTATTAAAGGAAAACTTCTGAACATTTCTCATCCCATTCTTTCACAATATTTTACTATACCAAAGAAGAAAATATTGGTGTAAAAGGCAAGTTAACTGCTTCAATAGAGGTGAAGTGTGAGGGACATTTGATTCATGATCTTTTTCACTCTAATCCTCATCGTGTACCCAAGATTTGTCCTAGTAAAGTCAACCATTTTGagatttatcaaggtggaatCACAAAGGTTGGCTCGATAATTAGCTGGAAATATAAACCCGGTAACACACATTTCTCCACTAGATCTTTCTCTCTTTTATATGAGTTACTTGCATTTTTTAGGTGTGTTTggatgcttttttttttaatgtttgttTTTATGAAAAGTCAGTTGACGACGTTTGCTTATCATAAAATCTATTCTAAGTAAAATATTTTGCATCAAAAGGGAAAAATAACTCCTTTCACTTGCATGCGTGGCGAGAATGATCATTTCCTCACAACTGTCTTAACTTTTAACTTCATAACTTATCCAACTAACATTTAGACGTAATTTTTAATGTTTTGTACTCAAATTAGCAAAATACTCTCTGATTTGATAGTATTATTATTACCCTTTATTATATGCTTTCCAATCTTTTTCTAACCAACCAAATATCAAAAtattcttcaaatatttttttttataaccatAGTACGTATTCGCGTCATCTTGCGCGCAATTCAATTAATATCACGGGATACCTGCTACCTCGTACCAGCAACAGGCATAAGGTAACTCTGTGCAGCAAGATTTAGCATTTGAGAAGAAataatcacctagtgtttttatCTCCGCTAAGACTTGAACTTGAGACTTCATGattctcctcccacttcattgacTACTAGACCAAACTTTGAATTTCTATATATTTTTCTGAATAAAAAAACTTTTTCTTGGGAAATTACTTTAGTCATACCAAAACATTAGAATAGGTATTCCTATCAATTGCCATAATTTTCACAATGTCAAATGTTCTTTTAGATTTGTACAAACGATATACAAGAAAGAAGTAGACAGTCTAAGCTTCGTGAGTAGCGGTGACAAAATTAGATCATAAAAACATGATACGCCTAACCCGCTAGACTCACCCAAGTTTAAGTCAATCCAATTTGATCCGCTCAATTTAATCCATTTAAAAATTGGTTAATATGCAGCTCAAATTGACTCATAAGTGTCAAATATTTTTGAAAAGACatttttttgtttgatatgttatatattgcAATTATAAAGAGATATATTTTATTAGGTACTTAaacaaattatataaaaaaaaataaggaaagTAAAATTTAGTAAGAATTGGGGGGGTTGAGTTATTACTTCTTGTTAAGTCTATTTCAGCCAAACTCAATCCAGATCAAGTAATGACCTGTCCATTTATTAACTCAGAGCATTTTGACCCATCAAAATTCAGCTCAACCTGCCCAATTGACACCCTATTCATGAGTATCtgatatgttttggagaaaatgagaaaaagaaaaattaataaaGATGAAGGTATTATTTTCTGAATGTTTAAATTCTGTATGAGGAATTGGACAGGTGAACTACGAGTAACATCTCTTTTATTTTCTGATTTTAATAATTATAGACAGAAAGGAGAAGATTGCTAAGATCGTGATTGAAGCCGTCGATCATAAGAAGAAGTCAATCACTTGGAAAGTGATTGAAGGAGATCTGTTAGAGTTGTACAATTCCTTCACTGTCATCACATCTTGTGAACACCAGTGGATTACATGGGCATTCGCGTACGAGAAGAAAACTGCAGTCACCCCAGATCCTCTCGCTTTCTTGGGTTTTTTCATTGAATTGACCAAAGATATAGATGGTCACTTTCTCAAGAAATAGAAAAATGATGTTCAATGGCTATACACAcacgtgtgtgtgtgtttgtgctTGTGTGATGAATATTTGCAATAATCATCATATGTTAATAAATAATATGTGTGCGTGTGTATGTTTGTGCTTGTGTGATGAATATTTGCAATAATCATCATACGTTAATAAATAATATGTGTGTGTTTGGCTAGTCCTAGCTAGCTCGTGAAATAAATAATGTTGTGTTTTTGCTTGTGTGATGAATATTTGCAATAATCATCATACGTTAATAAATAATAtgtgtgtatacggtaaaaatcgggtatacgttaaaccggtgagaccgaagaagaaagggacaggaacgtgcatgaaggctcccattctgaaccggggaaacgcttggaccggagtaaaggaagggcgtcatttggtccggttcttccatgaccggttgttcgaggccgtatgtccgtttgaccgtggccggtggtccggaaGATCCGTTGCGCGGGTGCCACGCGTCGATGGCGTGCT from Lycium barbarum isolate Lr01 chromosome 10, ASM1917538v2, whole genome shotgun sequence includes:
- the LOC132613290 gene encoding kirola-like; translated protein: MVIPRKTSEHFSSHSFTIFYYTKEENIGVKGKLTASIEVKCEGHLIHDLFHSNPHRVPKICPSKVNHFEIYQGGITKVGSIISWKYKPDRKEKIAKIVIEAVDHKKKSITWKVIEGDLLELYNSFTVITSCEHQWITWAFAYEKKTAVTPDPLAFLGFFIELTKDIDGHFLKK